The Agromyces mariniharenae genome includes a window with the following:
- a CDS encoding TadE/TadG family type IV pilus assembly protein, with protein sequence MIRKLRRDRGATAVVFAFLAIPILGGVALGVDVGALYFEKAQLQNGADAAALRVAMACADVEESAPDPCIPGSSSMNGMALTSAEANANDGAADAAVTFRTNRNEVTVTTTTRTDEGEDALRHPLASLIGIDPTTVNASATAEWGPVFSGKTLALTIDQCEFDQFGPESPTPLTAGSKVLLRYDENAQKSPGCQDARGGFGWLVSPDQNCLVELEIEDGAGIIEGVLDGTTGNNSKKSGCSETVLQDLIDAGEPVLVPIYYDLDGNGSGTDYRVKFFASILLLDFKISGSNKIENPDPSNGLGNDLCKGNCRGIYIQFVEWISVSDLDVTLGGSGPGGSAEAVRLIPSPRP encoded by the coding sequence TTGATCAGGAAGCTCCGCCGTGATCGCGGAGCGACCGCTGTGGTGTTCGCTTTCCTCGCCATCCCGATCCTCGGCGGAGTGGCCTTGGGCGTCGACGTCGGCGCGCTGTACTTCGAGAAGGCGCAACTGCAGAACGGTGCGGATGCGGCAGCGCTCCGCGTAGCCATGGCATGCGCCGATGTCGAAGAGAGCGCCCCCGACCCGTGCATCCCGGGATCCTCCTCGATGAACGGCATGGCGCTCACCTCCGCGGAGGCGAACGCCAACGACGGAGCGGCCGATGCCGCAGTGACGTTCCGGACCAACCGGAATGAGGTGACCGTCACCACGACGACGCGGACCGATGAAGGGGAGGACGCTCTGCGCCACCCGCTGGCGTCGCTCATCGGAATCGACCCCACGACGGTCAACGCGTCGGCCACTGCCGAATGGGGGCCGGTGTTCAGTGGAAAGACGTTGGCGCTCACGATCGACCAATGCGAGTTCGACCAGTTCGGCCCCGAGTCGCCCACACCACTCACCGCCGGATCGAAGGTGCTGCTCCGTTACGACGAGAACGCCCAGAAGTCGCCTGGGTGCCAGGACGCACGCGGCGGGTTCGGCTGGCTGGTGAGTCCCGACCAGAACTGCCTGGTGGAACTCGAGATCGAAGACGGTGCAGGCATCATCGAAGGCGTCCTTGATGGCACCACGGGCAACAACTCGAAGAAGTCGGGATGCAGCGAAACGGTGCTGCAGGACCTCATCGACGCCGGTGAACCGGTGCTCGTGCCGATCTATTACGACCTCGACGGCAACGGTTCAGGAACCGACTATCGCGTGAAGTTCTTCGCGAGCATCCTCCTGCTCGACTTCAAGATCTCCGGTAGCAACAAGATCGAGAACCCGGACCCGAGCAATGGGCTCGGAAACGACCTCTGTAAGGGAAACTGCCGCGGCATCTACATCCAGTTCGTCGAATGGATCAGTGTCAGCGATCTCGACGTGACCCTTGGTGGCTCAGGGCCCGGGGGGAGCGCTGAGGCCGTCCGTCTGATCCCCAGTCCGCGCCCCTGA
- a CDS encoding TadE/TadG family type IV pilus assembly protein: MSRLRGERGAAAVEFAFILIPLLLLVIGIFEFGRVYMVQLTMTNAARDAVRMYAVSDDVTRVANTNLTLAKALRLDLSGTMTAAAAATALDGYLDSMPGIVQTCDTGTPAAPGEVSVTLVRTESIFGFLTGSGDPLLPITLHGKAVIVCNG; this comes from the coding sequence ATGTCGAGACTTCGAGGTGAACGTGGCGCAGCTGCGGTCGAGTTCGCGTTCATCCTGATCCCGCTCCTGCTCCTCGTGATCGGCATCTTCGAGTTCGGTCGCGTCTACATGGTCCAGCTGACGATGACGAACGCCGCCCGCGATGCGGTACGTATGTACGCGGTCTCCGATGATGTCACCCGAGTCGCGAACACCAATCTCACCCTCGCCAAGGCGCTTCGTCTGGACCTGTCCGGGACGATGACTGCGGCCGCTGCTGCAACGGCCCTGGATGGCTATCTCGACAGCATGCCCGGCATCGTCCAGACCTGCGACACGGGTACGCCCGCCGCACCAGGAGAGGTCTCGGTGACGCTCGTGCGGACCGAGAGCATCTTCGGGTTCCTCACGGGAAGCGGCGATCCGCTCCTGCCCATCACGCTTCATGGAAAGGCCGTCATCGTATGCAACGGTTGA
- a CDS encoding Flp family type IVb pilin, which produces MLKAYSRLQARLNSVRSEEEGATAVEYALIIGLVSLALIAAAFLLIPGIQNLFGDISTALNGATVPTLGPAVPAT; this is translated from the coding sequence ATGCTCAAGGCATACTCGCGCCTCCAGGCGCGTCTCAACTCCGTTCGCAGCGAAGAGGAAGGCGCGACCGCGGTCGAGTACGCCCTCATCATCGGTCTGGTGTCGCTCGCGCTCATCGCCGCGGCGTTCCTGCTCATCCCGGGCATCCAGAACCTCTTCGGGGACATCAGCACGGCCCTCAACGGTGCCACGGTTCCGACCCTCGGTCCGGCCGTCCCCGCCACCTGA
- a CDS encoding prepilin peptidase has translation MPFETVTTAVVAAIVGAALGWWPLAAWTQRSTKGERMPLRNVRVAGAVITAVTFGALALRFGFVWILPALLAFAAASTVLGLVDLAEKRLPNAVIFPTLAGVGVLLVPPPWVSGEWIALLWAAIGSVAMFAVYFVLALISPSSMGMGDVKLALVIGLLLGWFGLSTWLIGLLAAFVVGGLVAVVALLLRRVTLRGSIPFGPSMLMGALIAALIVGG, from the coding sequence ATGCCGTTCGAGACCGTGACCACCGCCGTGGTCGCGGCCATCGTCGGGGCCGCGCTCGGGTGGTGGCCGCTCGCTGCGTGGACGCAGCGTTCGACGAAGGGCGAGCGGATGCCGCTGCGCAACGTCCGCGTCGCCGGCGCCGTGATCACCGCCGTCACGTTCGGTGCGCTCGCACTGCGGTTCGGCTTCGTGTGGATCCTGCCCGCGCTCCTGGCGTTCGCCGCGGCATCGACCGTGCTCGGGCTCGTCGACCTCGCCGAGAAGCGCCTTCCGAATGCGGTGATCTTCCCGACGCTCGCTGGTGTCGGGGTGCTGCTGGTGCCGCCGCCGTGGGTGTCGGGGGAGTGGATCGCGCTGCTCTGGGCGGCGATCGGGTCGGTGGCGATGTTCGCCGTGTACTTCGTGCTCGCCCTCATCTCGCCGTCGTCGATGGGCATGGGGGACGTGAAGCTCGCGCTCGTGATCGGCCTGCTGCTCGGATGGTTCGGACTGAGCACGTGGCTCATCGGCCTGCTGGCGGCATTCGTGGTGGGGGGCTTGGTGGCCGTCGTGGCGCTGCTGCTTCGGCGCGTGACGCTCCGCGGGTCGATCCCGTTCGGGCCGTCGATGCTGATGGGAGCGTTGATCGCGGCGCTCATCGTCGGAGGGTGA
- a CDS encoding HNH endonuclease signature motif containing protein, producing the protein MTTQGDQVASQPHVLVSAISGGGALGRVGEGFRELVAAWFPASDAAAETDAAAETDATPETDATAETDATPEADAAATPSRGADALSDDQLVEALRAIARLERAIEALKLQCSSAIARRSAGESRHDGLAGRHGFATPERFIAATTGASTSETTKLIAVAAATSTRESIGALPARGPRYAHVAAAISAGTTSVEVAHRITTFLDSLRLTIDADHLEPTELKLLERAGAVGVDGLARYFKLIRAQLDKPGVAAREDELHARRSLRIWEDQHGLIHLRGCFDPATAAPIKLAVETLVSADLHAARDAKSRLAARATAAASAAIGASDAAAPGSAHASDAAASGSAHASDAAAPGSAHASDAAASGVTNASDATAPVIPLPDAADRALVDTRTLEQMTADALADLARLAITVEQAPPALASATVVVRIDNDDLMSGVGFATIDDIDQPISTTTALGIAAGAGLIPMVTTGDGEVLHLGRRQRLFTKAQRIALAERDGGCAHPDCARPTAHTQAHHILWWLAHSGPTDLSNGVLLCAFHHWMIHHDGWQIFIRDGAVWFVPPPHLDPEQRPRPGRRATRLDLLAA; encoded by the coding sequence ATGACGACGCAGGGCGACCAGGTGGCATCGCAGCCGCACGTCCTGGTCTCGGCGATCAGCGGCGGCGGGGCCCTGGGGCGCGTCGGTGAGGGGTTTCGAGAGCTCGTCGCAGCCTGGTTTCCGGCGTCGGATGCCGCGGCTGAGACGGATGCCGCCGCTGAAACGGATGCCACACCTGAGACGGATGCCACCGCTGAGACGGATGCCACACCTGAAGCGGATGCCGCTGCGACTCCATCCCGAGGTGCCGATGCCCTGAGTGACGATCAACTCGTCGAGGCGCTCAGGGCGATCGCTCGCCTCGAACGAGCGATCGAGGCGCTGAAGCTGCAGTGCTCCTCGGCGATCGCCAGGCGTTCGGCGGGCGAATCCCGGCACGACGGGCTCGCGGGTCGACACGGCTTCGCGACACCCGAGCGGTTCATCGCCGCCACCACCGGCGCGAGCACGTCCGAGACCACCAAGCTCATCGCGGTCGCCGCGGCCACCTCGACCCGCGAGTCGATCGGCGCGCTGCCCGCTCGAGGGCCGCGCTACGCACACGTCGCCGCGGCGATCTCCGCCGGAACCACCTCGGTCGAGGTCGCGCACCGCATCACCACGTTCCTCGACTCGCTGCGGCTCACGATCGACGCCGACCACCTCGAGCCCACCGAGCTGAAGCTGCTCGAGCGGGCCGGCGCCGTCGGCGTCGACGGCCTCGCTCGCTACTTCAAGCTCATCCGAGCACAGCTCGACAAGCCCGGCGTCGCAGCACGCGAAGACGAGCTGCACGCGCGACGGTCGCTTCGCATCTGGGAGGACCAGCACGGGCTCATCCACCTGCGCGGATGCTTCGATCCGGCCACGGCCGCACCGATCAAGCTCGCGGTCGAGACGCTCGTGTCCGCCGACCTCCATGCCGCACGCGACGCGAAGAGCCGACTCGCGGCTCGCGCTACGGCCGCCGCCTCAGCCGCGATCGGTGCATCGGATGCCGCGGCCCCGGGTTCGGCCCACGCCTCGGATGCCGCGGCCTCGGGTTCGGCCCACGCATCGGATGCCGCGGCCCCGGGTTCGGCCCACGCATCGGATGCCGCGGCCTCGGGCGTGACCAATGCATCGGATGCCACGGCGCCCGTGATTCCCCTGCCCGACGCGGCGGACCGGGCCCTCGTCGACACCCGCACTCTCGAGCAGATGACCGCCGACGCCCTCGCCGACCTCGCCCGACTCGCCATCACGGTCGAACAGGCGCCGCCGGCGCTCGCGTCCGCGACGGTTGTCGTGCGCATCGACAACGACGACCTCATGAGCGGGGTCGGCTTCGCGACCATCGACGACATCGACCAGCCGATCTCCACGACCACCGCCCTCGGCATCGCCGCCGGCGCGGGGCTCATCCCGATGGTCACCACCGGTGACGGCGAGGTGCTGCACCTGGGGCGCCGTCAGCGCCTCTTCACCAAGGCCCAACGCATCGCACTGGCCGAACGCGACGGCGGGTGCGCCCATCCCGATTGCGCTCGCCCGACCGCGCATACCCAGGCGCACCACATCCTGTGGTGGCTCGCACACAGCGGCCCGACCGACCTGTCGAACGGGGTCCTGCTCTGCGCGTTCCATCATTGGATGATCCATCACGACGGATGGCAGATCTTCATACGCGACGGCGCCGTCTGGTTCGTGCCGCCGCCGCACCTCGATCCCGAGCAGCGCCCACGACCGGGTCGCCGCGCTACACGCCTCGACCTGTTGGCCGCCTGA
- a CDS encoding FAD-dependent oxidoreductase encodes MTRNKLRLAIVGAGPAGIYAADILLKAERNFDVSIDLFDHLPAPYGLVRYGVAPDHPRIKGIITALREVLDRGDIRIFGNVRFGTDITLDDLKKHYNAVIFATGAVRDASLNIPGIELDGSYGAAEFVSWFDGHPDYPRTWPLEAKEVAVIGNGNVALDISRILAKHVEDLMPTEIPANVAAGLAESPVTDVHVFGRRGPTSVKFTPLELRELGELRDVDMIVYDEDFEYDDAARAAVSGNKQVFVIDKVLQQWRQREVGQASRRLHLHFYAKPLEILSDGNGRVGAIRWERTEPDGAGGVRGTGEIRELPVQAVYRAVGYFGSPLPGIPFDKKFGVIPNHEGQVLIRDKESGDPRQMYGVYATGWIKRGPVGLIGHTKSDAMETIRHLINDLGNWWRPESPSEESVIEMLESRGIEWTDLDGWHRLDEHELALGAAEGRVRVKVVPRDEMVEISRDEVA; translated from the coding sequence GTGACGAGGAACAAGCTGCGACTCGCGATCGTCGGAGCCGGCCCCGCCGGCATCTACGCCGCCGACATCCTGCTGAAGGCCGAGCGGAACTTCGACGTCTCGATCGACCTCTTCGACCACCTCCCGGCGCCCTACGGCCTCGTGCGCTACGGCGTCGCGCCCGACCACCCCCGCATCAAGGGCATCATCACCGCCCTGCGCGAGGTGCTCGACCGCGGCGACATCCGCATCTTCGGCAACGTGCGCTTCGGCACCGACATCACGCTCGACGACCTGAAGAAGCACTACAACGCGGTGATCTTCGCGACGGGTGCCGTTCGCGACGCGTCGCTCAACATCCCGGGCATCGAGCTCGACGGCTCCTACGGCGCCGCGGAGTTCGTGAGCTGGTTCGACGGGCACCCCGACTATCCGCGCACGTGGCCGCTCGAAGCCAAGGAGGTCGCGGTCATCGGCAACGGCAACGTGGCGCTCGACATCTCGCGCATCCTCGCGAAGCACGTCGAGGACCTGATGCCGACCGAGATCCCCGCGAACGTCGCGGCCGGCCTCGCCGAGTCGCCCGTGACCGACGTGCACGTGTTCGGCCGGCGCGGCCCGACATCGGTGAAGTTCACGCCCCTCGAGCTGCGTGAGCTCGGCGAGCTGCGCGACGTCGACATGATCGTCTACGACGAGGACTTCGAGTACGACGATGCCGCGCGCGCCGCGGTCTCGGGCAACAAGCAGGTCTTCGTCATCGACAAGGTGCTGCAGCAGTGGCGGCAGCGCGAGGTCGGGCAGGCGTCGCGTCGCCTGCACCTGCACTTCTACGCGAAGCCGCTCGAGATCCTCTCCGACGGCAACGGTCGCGTGGGCGCCATCCGCTGGGAGCGCACCGAGCCCGACGGCGCCGGAGGCGTGCGCGGCACGGGCGAGATCCGCGAGCTGCCCGTGCAGGCCGTCTACCGTGCGGTCGGGTACTTCGGGTCGCCGCTGCCGGGCATCCCGTTCGACAAGAAGTTCGGCGTGATCCCGAATCACGAGGGCCAGGTGCTCATCCGTGACAAGGAGTCGGGCGATCCGCGCCAAATGTACGGCGTCTACGCGACCGGCTGGATCAAGCGCGGACCCGTCGGCCTCATCGGGCACACGAAGTCCGACGCGATGGAGACGATCCGTCACCTCATCAACGACCTCGGCAACTGGTGGCGCCCCGAGTCGCCGTCGGAGGAGTCGGTGATCGAGATGCTCGAGTCGCGCGGGATCGAGTGGACCGACCTCGACGGCTGGCACCGCCTCGACGAGCACGAGCTCGCGCTCGGCGCGGCCGAGGGTCGGGTGCGCGTGAAGGTCGTGCCCCGCGACGAGATGGTCGAGATCTCGCGCGACGAGGTCGCGTAG
- a CDS encoding polyprenyl synthetase family protein: MKPSTPVARRGSALAANLGLSERVFASSADKAMARAIDAGIERVEAGLVREVSFADSIADVSTRYLLEAGGKRVRPMLTLLTAQLGAGTTDDVVTAAEAIEITHLGSLYHDDVMDDSERRRGVPSAQTVWGNSVAILTGDLLFARASQLMASLGERAIRMQADTFERLVLGQLHETVGPTDGEDPIAHYIQVLADKTGSLIAAAAQSGVVFSGADPAFEKPIVEFGEKIGVAFQLIDDVIDLSPQPEETGKVPGTDLRAGVVTLPLLRLAELARTDAASADLLRRIKRDVVVETGPVTAFDPHDTNTQAARVVPSRRTVDAIVAELREHEATRATLAEAHRWAREAVDALAPLPEGSVKKALTRFAETIVERQS; the protein is encoded by the coding sequence GTGAAACCGAGCACTCCGGTCGCGCGACGCGGCTCCGCGCTCGCCGCGAATCTCGGCTTGAGCGAGCGGGTCTTCGCGTCATCCGCCGACAAGGCCATGGCCAGGGCGATCGACGCGGGCATCGAGCGCGTCGAGGCCGGCCTGGTGCGCGAGGTGAGCTTCGCCGACTCGATCGCGGATGTCTCGACGCGCTACCTGCTCGAGGCGGGCGGCAAGCGCGTGCGTCCCATGCTCACGCTGCTCACCGCGCAGCTCGGCGCCGGCACCACCGACGACGTCGTGACCGCCGCCGAGGCCATCGAGATCACGCACCTCGGCTCGCTGTACCACGACGACGTCATGGACGACTCCGAGCGACGTCGCGGCGTGCCCAGCGCGCAGACGGTGTGGGGCAACTCGGTCGCGATCCTCACCGGCGACCTGCTCTTCGCCCGCGCCAGCCAGCTCATGGCGAGCCTCGGCGAGCGGGCGATCCGCATGCAGGCCGACACGTTCGAGCGGCTGGTGCTCGGCCAGCTGCACGAGACCGTCGGGCCCACCGACGGCGAGGACCCGATCGCGCACTACATCCAGGTGCTCGCCGACAAGACCGGCTCGCTCATCGCCGCCGCCGCGCAGTCGGGTGTCGTGTTCTCGGGCGCCGACCCGGCGTTCGAGAAGCCGATCGTCGAGTTCGGCGAGAAGATCGGCGTGGCGTTCCAGCTCATCGACGATGTCATCGACCTCTCGCCGCAGCCCGAGGAGACCGGCAAGGTGCCGGGCACCGACCTGCGCGCCGGGGTCGTCACGCTGCCGCTGCTGCGGCTCGCCGAGCTCGCACGCACGGATGCGGCATCCGCCGACCTGCTGCGGCGCATCAAGCGCGACGTGGTCGTCGAGACCGGGCCGGTCACCGCGTTCGACCCGCATGACACGAACACGCAGGCCGCGCGCGTCGTGCCGTCGCGCCGCACCGTGGACGCGATCGTCGCCGAGCTGCGCGAGCACGAAGCAACGCGCGCTACGCTCGCTGAGGCCCACCGGTGGGCGCGCGAGGCCGTGGATGCGCTCGCGCCGCTGCCCGAGGGCAGCGTGAAGAAGGCGCTCACGCGATTCGCCGAGACGATCGTGGAGCGACAGAGCTGA
- a CDS encoding class I SAM-dependent methyltransferase has product MTRADLGKDPDQVSAMFDRVAARYDRTNNVLSVGNAPLWRVATTKAVAPRAGERILDVAAGTGTSSASLAKSGASVVAADFSPGMIEVGRRRQAGMPNIVFVEADATKLPFGDDEFDAVTISFGLRNVNEPKLALAEFFRVAKPGGRLVICEFSHPPTGVVRAGYHAYQRYVMPPLVKLSSSNDTAYEYLNESINAWPDQRTLAGWIRDAGWVDVEWRNLSMGIVALHRARKPVVE; this is encoded by the coding sequence ATGACACGCGCGGACCTCGGCAAGGATCCCGACCAGGTCTCGGCCATGTTCGACCGGGTCGCCGCCCGCTACGACCGCACCAACAACGTGCTCTCGGTGGGCAACGCCCCGCTCTGGCGGGTCGCCACGACGAAGGCCGTCGCGCCGAGGGCGGGGGAGCGCATCCTCGACGTCGCGGCGGGCACCGGCACCTCGAGCGCCAGCCTCGCGAAGTCCGGGGCATCCGTCGTGGCCGCCGACTTCTCGCCCGGCATGATCGAGGTCGGGCGCCGCCGCCAGGCGGGCATGCCGAACATCGTCTTCGTCGAGGCGGATGCCACGAAGCTGCCGTTCGGCGACGACGAGTTCGACGCCGTCACGATCTCGTTCGGCCTGCGCAACGTGAACGAGCCGAAGCTCGCGCTCGCGGAGTTCTTCCGCGTCGCGAAGCCCGGCGGACGCCTCGTGATCTGCGAGTTCTCGCATCCGCCTACCGGCGTCGTGCGGGCGGGGTACCACGCGTACCAGCGCTACGTGATGCCGCCGCTCGTGAAGCTCTCGAGCTCGAACGACACCGCCTACGAGTACCTCAACGAGTCGATCAACGCGTGGCCCGACCAGCGCACGCTCGCCGGCTGGATCCGCGACGCCGGCTGGGTCGACGTCGAGTGGCGCAACCTCTCGATGGGCATCGTCGCGCTGCACCGCGCGCGCAAGCCGGTGGTCGAGTAG
- a CDS encoding DUF427 domain-containing protein, with translation MKAIWNGAVIAESDDTIVVEGNHYFPRESLVDQHFSSSGNRSVCHWKGTASYYHVEVDGQRNPNAAWFYPTPSDAASEIAGHVAFWHGVEVVAA, from the coding sequence ATGAAGGCCATCTGGAACGGCGCGGTGATCGCGGAGTCCGACGACACGATCGTGGTCGAGGGCAACCACTACTTCCCGCGCGAGTCGCTCGTCGACCAGCACTTCTCGTCGAGCGGCAACCGGAGCGTCTGCCACTGGAAGGGCACCGCCAGCTACTACCACGTCGAGGTCGACGGCCAGCGCAACCCGAACGCGGCCTGGTTCTACCCGACGCCCTCCGACGCCGCTTCCGAGATCGCCGGACACGTCGCCTTCTGGCACGGCGTGGAGGTCGTCGCCGCATAG
- a CDS encoding isochorismate synthase: MIHPDASASHAARPRLVVRTEPVDELAPLIQRADPRHPLLWMRRGEGIVGLGETLRIETSGHDRVVDAAAAWTSLAAEADIDDRVGLPGTGLVAFGAFAFADQSESTSVLVVPELVLGIREGRAWVTRIALATGDDEAADAAASEELEIPEPAPRRRVPRVTFSPGAVPPEQYQAAVADAVRRIDAGDLEKVVLARQLLGELQEEDGLRATINRLAEDYPDTWVYAVDGLIGASPETLVRVDHGTVSARVLAGTTARGAGEASDRERAAALAASAKDLAEHALAVASAVKRLEPHTARLDASPEPFTLQLPNLWHLATDLKGTLGDGSSSLDLVQAVHPTAAVAGTPRRVALKVLAELEGFDRGRYAGPVGWIDGDGDGEWAIALRCAQVAPDGTVAAYAGCGIVHDSVPADELAETVMKFRPIVEAFGG; this comes from the coding sequence GTGATTCACCCGGATGCCTCGGCGTCGCACGCCGCACGGCCACGGCTCGTCGTGCGGACCGAGCCCGTCGACGAGCTCGCCCCACTGATCCAACGCGCCGACCCGCGGCATCCGCTGCTCTGGATGCGACGCGGCGAGGGCATCGTCGGCCTGGGTGAGACGCTGCGCATCGAGACGAGCGGCCACGACCGGGTGGTCGACGCCGCCGCCGCATGGACGTCGCTCGCCGCCGAGGCCGACATCGACGACCGCGTCGGGCTGCCCGGCACGGGACTCGTCGCGTTCGGCGCATTCGCGTTCGCCGACCAGTCCGAGTCGACGAGCGTGCTCGTCGTGCCCGAGCTCGTGCTCGGCATCCGCGAGGGTCGCGCCTGGGTCACCCGCATCGCGCTCGCGACGGGCGACGACGAGGCAGCGGATGCCGCGGCATCCGAGGAGCTCGAGATCCCCGAGCCGGCGCCGAGGCGTCGCGTGCCCCGGGTGACGTTCTCCCCCGGCGCCGTGCCGCCCGAGCAGTACCAGGCCGCCGTGGCCGATGCCGTGCGCCGCATCGACGCGGGCGACCTCGAGAAGGTCGTGCTCGCCCGGCAGCTCCTCGGCGAGCTGCAGGAGGAGGACGGCCTGCGCGCGACCATCAACCGCCTCGCCGAGGACTACCCCGACACGTGGGTGTACGCGGTCGACGGCCTCATCGGCGCGAGTCCCGAGACGCTCGTGCGGGTCGACCACGGCACCGTCTCGGCGCGCGTGCTGGCCGGAACGACCGCACGCGGTGCGGGCGAGGCATCCGATCGCGAGCGTGCGGCGGCCCTCGCCGCGTCGGCGAAGGACCTGGCCGAGCACGCCCTCGCCGTCGCGAGCGCGGTGAAGCGGCTCGAGCCGCACACCGCCCGCCTCGACGCGAGTCCCGAGCCGTTCACGCTGCAGCTGCCGAACCTCTGGCACCTCGCGACCGACCTCAAGGGTACGCTGGGCGACGGATCGAGCTCGCTCGACCTCGTGCAGGCGGTGCATCCGACCGCCGCGGTCGCCGGTACACCGCGACGCGTGGCGCTGAAGGTGCTCGCCGAGCTCGAGGGGTTCGACCGCGGCCGCTACGCCGGACCCGTCGGCTGGATCGACGGCGACGGCGACGGCGAGTGGGCGATCGCGCTGCGCTGCGCGCAGGTCGCGCCCGACGGCACCGTGGCCGCCTACGCCGGCTGCGGCATCGTGCACGACTCCGTGCCGGCCGACGAGCTCGCCGAGACCGTCATGAAGTTCCGCCCGATCGTGGAGGCCTTCGGCGGCTGA
- a CDS encoding polyphosphate kinase 2 family protein has protein sequence MSRESFWTEDPKLLLRVEPGFQLITSPTDTHPGFEGNKAGGVAALAEGALVLADLQERLYANHQAGDDGRRVLLVLQAMDTAGKGGIIKHVMGSVDPQGVQLAAFKKPTEEELAHDFLWRIRKEAPQAGKIGVFDRSHYEDVLIGRVRELAPPEEIERRYGAINEFEAELVDEGTTIVKVMLHISAAEQKVRLLDRLDRPEKQWKFNPGDIEERMLWPKYQDAYQVLFDRTSTPIAPWYVVPADRKWYARLAVQHLLIDALEAMDLQWPAVEYDVEAEKARLLAAT, from the coding sequence ATGAGCCGCGAGTCGTTCTGGACCGAGGACCCGAAGCTGCTCCTCCGCGTCGAGCCGGGGTTCCAGCTGATCACCTCGCCGACGGACACGCATCCGGGGTTCGAGGGCAACAAGGCCGGCGGCGTCGCGGCCCTCGCCGAGGGTGCGCTCGTGCTCGCCGACCTGCAGGAGCGCCTCTACGCGAACCACCAGGCCGGCGACGACGGGCGCCGGGTACTGCTCGTGCTGCAGGCCATGGACACCGCCGGCAAGGGCGGGATCATCAAGCACGTCATGGGATCGGTCGACCCGCAGGGCGTGCAGCTCGCGGCGTTCAAGAAGCCGACCGAGGAGGAGCTCGCGCACGACTTCCTCTGGCGCATCCGCAAGGAGGCGCCCCAGGCGGGCAAGATCGGCGTCTTCGACCGCTCGCACTACGAGGACGTGCTCATCGGCCGGGTGCGCGAGCTCGCGCCGCCCGAGGAGATCGAGCGCCGCTACGGGGCGATCAACGAGTTCGAGGCCGAGCTCGTCGACGAGGGCACGACGATCGTCAAGGTCATGCTGCACATCTCGGCCGCGGAGCAGAAGGTGCGCCTGCTCGATCGGCTCGACCGCCCCGAGAAGCAGTGGAAGTTCAACCCGGGCGACATCGAGGAGCGCATGCTCTGGCCGAAGTACCAGGACGCCTACCAGGTGCTGTTCGACCGCACGTCGACGCCGATCGCGCCGTGGTACGTCGTGCCGGCCGACCGCAAGTGGTACGCGCGCCTCGCCGTGCAGCACCTGCTCATCGACGCGCTCGAGGCCATGGACCTGCAGTGGCCGGCCGTCGAGTACGACGTCGAGGCGGAGAAGGCGCGGCTGCTCGCGGCGACGTGA